In the Bacillota bacterium genome, one interval contains:
- a CDS encoding DUF3006 domain-containing protein, with product MRTGIVDRLEQEGRLAVIELEDRRSLVLPRERIRGPVAPGDAVREEADGTWVVDRQRTEARRREAERLFRQVWGEEPG from the coding sequence GTGCGCACCGGCATCGTCGACCGGCTGGAGCAAGAGGGCCGCCTGGCGGTGATCGAGCTGGAGGACCGGCGCTCGCTGGTGCTCCCCCGCGAGCGGATCCGCGGCCCGGTCGCACCCGGCGACGCCGTCCGCGAGGAAGCGGACGGCACCTGGGTGGTGGACCGCCAACGGACCGAGGCGCGCCGGCGCGAGGCGGAGCGCCTCTTCCGCCAGGTCTGGGGCGAAGAGCCCGGG